A genomic stretch from Achromobacter spanius includes:
- a CDS encoding TonB-dependent receptor: MHPPFVPRSLSLAVAFALSSALPQAMAQTAQLPAISVEGTNADDPRVPEVTTATRTQTPARYVPQTIDTVKVENVQNYGVSTISDALSGMPNVSSAQDTRFDSVRIRGFDASSDFYLDGIRDDSQYVRDLRNIERIEVLKGPAAVLYGRGSQGGIVNRISKAPQPGRESSIEAQTGSWDLRSVYGDLSADPSDNVSVRLNLGQEDSNSFRHKIGGTRQLVAPAINWRITPNLDWLVQYEYSRYDRTPDRGIPSVNGRPADVGRSTVYGDPDRDYIDDRAQSFRSRLAYTLAPDWQLRYTLGVFKLDSDFDNTYLTGYNAATGKVTRTRWQQDLSTRNITNNLETEGVFRTGSVEHRVLFGVELAHQDRSPTLYSAATRGPGAQPVPALDLYDPDLSQQHNGAMALSSDARHKVKSQGYYVQDQIRLNDDWQILLGVRMDRFNIDSTNRLLDASASHDSSGVSPRVGVVWSPLRDHSFYASYSKTFSPTGGGTIGITPNARGNTNELAPEHTRQTEVGVKSDWLDGQLSTTLSLYQLELYNRRTTDPNDPTLVLLTGKQRSRGIELTAAGRLTGNWYLRGGIGLQNAAIIEDNNGMAGNRVSNVARRNGSVFLTYKPAEGLYGETGLTFVGERYADNTNLTTLPGYARWDALVGYRTGKWDWRLAMRNITDKTYYGSATSAGQIQVGEPRTVVATAQYRF, encoded by the coding sequence ATGCATCCGCCGTTTGTCCCACGCTCCCTCTCTTTGGCGGTAGCGTTCGCCCTGTCATCCGCCTTGCCGCAGGCAATGGCCCAGACCGCCCAATTGCCCGCCATCAGTGTCGAAGGCACTAACGCCGACGACCCGCGTGTGCCGGAAGTCACCACCGCTACGCGTACGCAGACGCCCGCCCGCTACGTGCCGCAGACCATCGACACGGTCAAGGTCGAAAACGTGCAGAACTACGGCGTCTCGACGATCAGCGATGCGTTGTCGGGCATGCCCAACGTATCCAGCGCGCAAGACACGCGCTTTGACTCGGTGCGTATCCGCGGCTTTGACGCCAGCAGCGATTTCTATCTGGACGGCATCCGCGACGACAGCCAGTACGTGCGCGACCTGCGCAACATTGAACGCATCGAGGTGCTGAAGGGGCCGGCCGCCGTGCTGTACGGGCGGGGCAGCCAGGGCGGTATCGTCAACCGCATCAGCAAGGCGCCGCAGCCCGGCCGGGAATCCAGCATCGAAGCGCAGACCGGCAGTTGGGATTTGCGCAGCGTGTACGGCGACCTCAGCGCCGACCCGAGCGATAACGTCAGCGTGCGCCTGAACCTGGGCCAGGAAGACAGCAACAGCTTTCGCCACAAGATCGGCGGCACGCGTCAACTGGTGGCGCCCGCCATCAACTGGCGCATCACGCCCAACCTGGACTGGCTGGTGCAGTACGAATACAGCCGCTATGACCGCACGCCCGACCGTGGCATCCCCAGCGTCAACGGCCGGCCCGCCGACGTGGGCCGCAGCACCGTCTACGGCGATCCCGACCGCGACTACATCGACGACCGCGCGCAATCGTTCCGCTCGCGCCTGGCCTACACACTGGCGCCCGATTGGCAATTGCGCTACACGCTGGGCGTGTTCAAGCTGGACAGCGATTTCGACAACACCTACCTGACGGGCTACAACGCCGCCACCGGCAAGGTGACGCGCACGCGCTGGCAGCAGGACCTAAGCACGCGCAACATCACCAACAACCTGGAAACCGAAGGGGTGTTCCGCACGGGCAGCGTCGAGCACCGCGTGTTGTTTGGCGTTGAACTGGCCCATCAGGACCGGTCGCCCACCTTGTATTCCGCCGCCACGCGCGGGCCGGGCGCGCAGCCCGTGCCGGCGCTGGATCTCTACGATCCGGACTTGTCCCAGCAGCACAACGGCGCCATGGCGCTCAGCAGCGATGCGCGGCACAAGGTCAAGAGCCAGGGCTACTACGTGCAGGACCAGATCCGGCTGAACGACGACTGGCAGATATTGCTGGGCGTGCGCATGGACCGCTTCAACATCGATTCCACCAACCGTCTGCTGGATGCCTCGGCGTCGCATGACAGCAGCGGCGTCAGCCCGCGCGTGGGCGTGGTGTGGTCGCCGCTGCGCGACCATTCCTTCTATGCCTCGTACAGCAAGACGTTTTCGCCCACGGGCGGCGGCACCATCGGCATCACGCCGAACGCGCGCGGCAACACCAACGAGCTGGCCCCCGAACACACGCGCCAGACGGAAGTGGGCGTCAAGAGCGATTGGCTGGACGGGCAGTTGAGCACCACGCTGTCGCTGTACCAGCTTGAACTCTATAACCGCCGCACTACCGACCCCAACGACCCGACGCTGGTGTTGCTGACCGGCAAGCAGCGTTCACGCGGCATCGAGCTGACCGCCGCCGGCCGGCTGACGGGCAACTGGTATCTGCGTGGCGGGATCGGCCTGCAAAACGCCGCCATCATCGAAGACAACAACGGCATGGCGGGCAACCGCGTCAGCAACGTGGCGCGGCGCAACGGCAGCGTGTTCCTGACCTACAAGCCGGCCGAGGGCCTGTATGGCGAAACCGGGCTGACCTTTGTGGGCGAACGCTACGCCGACAACACTAACCTGACGACGCTGCCGGGCTATGCGCGCTGGGACGCGCTGGTGGGCTATCGCACCGGCAAGTGGGACTGGCGCCTGGCCATGCGCAACATCACCGACAAGACCTACTACGGCTCGGCCACCAGCGCCGGGCAGATCCAGGTGGGCGAGCCGCGCACCGTGGTGGCCACGGCGCAATACCGGTTCTGA
- a CDS encoding SDR family oxidoreductase: MNTQALDHASQRVALVTGGSRGIGAAIVRRLAQDGYAVAINYAASATHADALADEVRQAGGRALAVQADVAKPAQVRALFDKVESELGRISALVNSAGVLKVQPLAQTSDEDYDQTFDINTRGTFNTLREAATRLADGGSIINVSSTTVATNLPGYAIYIASKAAVESLTHVFAKELRGRRITVNAVAPGPVATELFLKGKSPELIEHFAKMPPLERLGEPEDIAGIVSFLAGHDSGWVNGQVLRANGGMA, translated from the coding sequence ATGAATACGCAAGCCCTTGATCACGCATCGCAACGCGTCGCCCTGGTTACCGGCGGGTCGCGCGGCATTGGCGCCGCCATCGTGCGCCGCCTGGCCCAGGACGGTTATGCCGTCGCCATCAATTACGCGGCTAGCGCCACGCACGCCGACGCCCTGGCCGACGAGGTCCGCCAGGCCGGCGGCCGCGCACTGGCGGTACAGGCCGACGTGGCCAAGCCCGCCCAGGTGCGCGCCCTGTTCGACAAGGTGGAATCGGAATTGGGCCGCATCAGCGCGCTGGTCAACAGCGCCGGGGTATTGAAGGTGCAGCCGCTGGCGCAGACCAGCGACGAAGACTACGACCAGACCTTCGACATCAATACCCGGGGTACCTTCAACACGCTGCGCGAAGCCGCCACGCGGCTGGCCGATGGCGGCAGCATCATCAACGTGTCCAGCACCACCGTGGCGACCAACCTGCCGGGCTACGCCATCTACATCGCCAGCAAGGCCGCGGTGGAAAGCCTGACGCATGTGTTCGCCAAGGAACTGCGCGGGCGCCGCATCACGGTCAATGCCGTGGCGCCCGGCCCGGTGGCCACCGAACTGTTCCTGAAAGGCAAGAGCCCCGAACTGATCGAGCACTTTGCCAAGATGCCGCCGCTGGAACGGCTGGGCGAACCGGAAGACATCGCCGGCATCGTGTCATTCCTGGCCGGCCACGACAGCGGCTGGGTCAATGGGCAGGTGCTGCGCGCCAATGGCGGCATGGCCTGA
- a CDS encoding LysR family transcriptional regulator codes for MDRFQEMQVFVRIAERRSFSQAAEDLRIPRATVTNLIKRMEKRLGARLLERTTRQVRLTHDGEAYYQRCVRLLADLEEADGAFLNTAPKGLLRVNAQGTLAKYFLMPGVPGFLERYPDIVLHLGEDDRLVDLVREGVDCVLRSGTLQDSSLAGRQIALMPQVTVASPAYLARFGEPTGLDDLAGHRAVDYISSATGRAMPLDFMVDGRNVTARPASVVSVTGAELYTSAALAGLGLVQVPRYRVERELAAGHLRVVLPDLPPAPMPVSVLYPQNRQVSARVRVFTQWLTQVFATAFDQTMPVR; via the coding sequence ATGGACCGATTTCAGGAAATGCAGGTATTCGTCCGCATCGCCGAGCGGCGCAGTTTTTCGCAAGCGGCGGAAGACCTGCGCATCCCGCGCGCCACGGTCACCAACCTGATCAAGCGCATGGAAAAGCGCCTGGGCGCGCGGCTGCTGGAGCGCACCACGCGCCAGGTGCGCTTGACGCATGACGGCGAGGCCTATTACCAGCGTTGTGTGCGCTTGCTGGCGGACCTGGAAGAGGCCGACGGCGCGTTCCTGAACACCGCGCCCAAAGGGTTGCTGCGGGTCAATGCGCAAGGCACGCTGGCCAAATACTTCCTCATGCCGGGCGTGCCCGGCTTTCTGGAGCGCTATCCCGACATCGTCCTGCACCTGGGCGAAGACGACCGGCTGGTTGACCTGGTGCGTGAAGGCGTGGACTGCGTGCTGCGTTCGGGCACCTTGCAGGATTCATCCCTGGCGGGCAGGCAGATCGCCTTGATGCCGCAGGTGACGGTGGCCAGCCCCGCGTATCTGGCGCGCTTTGGCGAACCCACCGGCCTGGACGATCTGGCCGGCCACCGGGCCGTGGACTACATCTCAAGCGCCACCGGCCGCGCCATGCCCCTGGACTTCATGGTGGACGGGCGCAACGTCACGGCGCGGCCGGCGTCGGTGGTCAGCGTGACGGGCGCCGAACTCTACACCAGTGCGGCGCTGGCCGGCCTGGGCCTGGTGCAGGTACCGCGCTATCGGGTCGAGCGCGAATTGGCGGCCGGGCATCTGCGCGTCGTGCTGCCGGATCTGCCGCCCGCGCCCATGCCGGTGTCGGTGCTGTATCCGCAGAACCGGCAGGTGTCGGCGCGGGTGCGCGTCTTCACGCAGTGGCTCACCCAGGTGTTCGCCACCGCGTTCGATCAGACCATGCCGGTCAGGTAG
- a CDS encoding NUDIX hydrolase has product MTSPIAATIAAVIRDGHVLLVRRANPPDENCWAFPGGKINAGEPLEAATARELLEETGVVAEPLHVFDAVDVFDRDDTGALRRHFILIAMLCRWQSGEPVAGDDARDARWIALPDLEGHELASSFGVARLARKAAALMAGS; this is encoded by the coding sequence ATGACCTCCCCCATTGCCGCCACCATCGCCGCCGTCATCCGCGACGGCCACGTGCTGCTGGTGCGCCGCGCGAACCCACCCGACGAAAACTGCTGGGCCTTTCCGGGCGGCAAGATCAACGCCGGTGAACCCCTCGAAGCCGCGACCGCGCGCGAATTGCTGGAAGAAACCGGCGTCGTGGCCGAGCCCCTGCACGTGTTCGACGCGGTGGACGTCTTCGACCGCGACGACACCGGCGCCCTGCGCCGTCATTTCATCCTGATTGCCATGCTGTGCCGCTGGCAGTCCGGCGAACCGGTGGCCGGCGACGACGCACGCGACGCGCGCTGGATTGCGCTTCCCGACCTGGAAGGCCACGAGCTTGCCAGCAGCTTCGGCGTGGCGCGCCTGGCTCGCAAGGCGGCGGCGCTGATGGCGGGGTCGTAA